From Leptodactylus fuscus isolate aLepFus1 chromosome 11, aLepFus1.hap2, whole genome shotgun sequence, one genomic window encodes:
- the ZBTB9 gene encoding zinc finger and BTB domain-containing protein 9: MFVLVTVSRGGRSVELSSADLRGERQIITMSGTESVQLDFPHYSSVLLDTLNKQRLEGKFCDLSVQVQDRVFQAHKTVLAASSPYFHDKLLLNDTSCLVLPSVIQPEAFENLLQLVYSGRLCLEMEALPAHLLVASGLQMWQVVDKCSEILKERKAYVPHSWSSRASESQSPSSSFQLQRDEPLPPAPPTVALGCSDDDEVIKVRVSEEEEEEEEEEEEDSKSGGNVLDESVATNCSYALPSSSSSPESPKVIYIKHERTEEDGAYLKAFEVTEVQSEYPSELSYVIPPTLSPSSSDVSLCIPQKLYGASEPTSFTISKPVDLHGNEIVSQALQAQTVHAPVKLVAAPDGKKFGCLCGKRFAVKPKRDRHIMLTFSLRPFGCSVCHKKFKLKHHLTEHMKTHGGNLFTCEDCGRRFRMESCFQKHKEVCKGQRWAGACWTYK; this comes from the exons ATGTTTGTCCTTGTGACCGTGTCCCGGGGCGGCCGCAGTGTAGAGCTGAGCAGTGCGGATCTGCGGGGGGAGAGACAG ATCATCACCATGTCTGGCACTGAGAGCGTCCAGTTGGACTTCCCACACTACAGCTCTGTGCTCCTGGACACACTGAATAAGCAGCGACTGGAGGGGAAGTTCTGTGATCTGTCTGTCCAGGTCCAAGATCGTGTCTTCCAAGCTCACAAAACTGTCCTGGCCGCCTCCTCTCCTTACTTCCATGACAAGCTGCTCTTGAATGACACCAGCTGTTTGGTTTTGCCTAGTGTCATTCAGCCCGAGGCTTTCGAGAATCTCTTGCAACTTGTTTATTCTGGTAGACTTTGTCTTGAAATGGAGGCATTACCAGCACATCTCCTAGTGGCCAGTGGTCTACAGATGTGGCAAGTGGTAGACAAATGCTCTGAGATTCTTAAAGAGCGGAAAGCCTATGTCCCACACTCTTGGTCAAGCCGTGCCAGTGAAAGCCAATCTCCGAGCAGCAGCTTCCAGTTGCAACGTGATGAGCCACTACCACCAGCACCGCCAACAGTCGCGTTGGGTTGCTCGGATGATGACGAAGTGATCAAGGTTCGTGtttcggaggaagaggaggaggaagaagaggaggaggaagaggattccAAGAGTGGTGGAAATGTCCTGGATGAGTCTGTTGCCACCAATTGCTCTTATGCtctcccttcttcttcttcatcaccTGAAAGCCCCAAAGTCATCTATATCAAGCATGAGCGGACAGAAGAGGATGGAGCTTATTTGAAGGCTTTTGAAGTCACTGAGGTGCAGTCCGAGTATCCATCAGAGCTGAGCTACGTCATCCCTCCTACGTTATCTCCATCATCTTCTGATGTTTCTCTCTGCATCCCCCAGAAACTCTATGGTGCCTCTGAACCAACTTCCTTCACAATTTCTAAACCTGTAGACCTTCATGGAAATGAGATTGTATCCCAAGCTCTTCAGGCTCAAACTGTTCATGCTCCTGTTAAGCTTGTGGCTGCCCCAGATGGGAAAAAATTTGGCTGCTTGTGCGGGAAGCGGTTTGCAGTAAAGCCTAAACGTGACCGCCATATCATGCTGACCTTCAGTTTGCGCCCCTTCGGCTGTTCTGTCTGCCACAAGAAGTTCAAATTAAAGCATCATCTCACAGAACACATGAAAACACATGGTGGAAACTTGTTCACTTGCGAAGACTGTGGCCGCAGATTCAGGATGGAAAGTTGCTTTCAGAAGCACAAGGAAGTTTGCAAAGGACAGAGGTGGGCGGGGGCATGCTGGACTTACAAATAA